The Calditerricola satsumensis region CCGTTTCGTCACAGCTCGTTTCAATGCCCAACACGCGGATCGGTTTGTCCGTCGTCACGCAGCTTCACCCACATGATCAACGCGTCTTCCTGGTTGTCCTGGTAGTACCGCGGCCGCACGCCGCAACACACAAAGCCCAGCTTGCGGTACAGCCGCTGGGCCGGCTCGTTGGACACGCGCACCTCCAGCGTCATCGCCGTCGCACCAAGCCGCCGGGCCAGGTCCATCATGCGGCGCAGGAGCCCCTCGCCGATTGACCGGCGCCGGTAATCGGGATGGACGGCGATGTTCGTCACGTGGGCCTCGTCGCCGATCACCCACATTCCGCCGTACGCCACGACGCGCCCGTCCACCTCGGCCACCAGGTAGTGCGCGTAGCGGTTGTGGGCCAGCTCGTTGGCAAAGGCTTCGCGCGACCAGGGGAGGGGAAAGGAGGCTTGCTCGATGGCGCACACGGCGTCAAGATCGGCAAGCTGCAGCATGCGGTAGGTGACGGGCTTATCCATTGTCGGCTCCTCCCGCAGCGGCGTCGACGCCCCGATCCCGGGCACCGGCCGCGGGCCGCTCGCCCGCCGCCGCCTTGCGCTCCGCCTCGCTGGCTTGCAGGTACGCGGGGGCAAACGTGTGCACCTCGTCGACGTCGCCGGCCAAAAGCCGCTGGCGCGCCAGGCGGGCCAAGGCGGACGCGCGGGGCA contains the following coding sequences:
- the rimI gene encoding ribosomal protein S18-alanine N-acetyltransferase codes for the protein MDKPVTYRMLQLADLDAVCAIEQASFPLPWSREAFANELAHNRYAHYLVAEVDGRVVAYGGMWVIGDEAHVTNIAVHPDYRRRSIGEGLLRRMMDLARRLGATAMTLEVRVSNEPAQRLYRKLGFVCCGVRPRYYQDNQEDALIMWVKLRDDGQTDPRVGH